TCAGGGCTGGTTCGCCATATTTTGTTGCTTCCTCCTTAACCAAACTTGATATAGATTTCAATTTCTGCACTAACTCATCAGTATTCTCCTTGACTGCATGGAGTACTTCCTGGTCTGATTCATATCCCAAAGCTTTCTGTACGCTTTGATGGGTGTCTTCGATTGCTTCGTGTATTTTGAGCCCCACATTTAAAAGCTTGATCAATGGCTTGGTGGACATTGATTCCTCTAGCGACGTTACAGCAATAAGCTATGCAAGAAGACGTTTACTGTCAACATCACGCAAATCAATTTATGAATCGCTTATTACATACCTGATTAGAAAGTAATACTAAAGTAATCAACAATAATTTCATCATATCTGAACGACTGATGTATCCAGCGATAAAGTATTTTATATACTGACAACATTATGCAGAATCATGCTGTATTTATAAACTACTGGTGAAATTCAAATAGATGACTCTCGTGTCATCCTAATATGATTGTTCATAGTTCAATGATGATACAGCACGAAGGAATTAAATCGATATTTTCTATAAAATATTTCTTTACGGTACTGAggaaaaatctgtaaaaataatttcaagcaGTTTGCATTATCCCTCGCATCCCATAGACACAATTCCGCCATACGAAAACAATGCTTATAAACTTACCTTCGCAAAGAATCAACTTTTCTCTTGCTTACTTGCATATGGTGCTTGACATGTAAATGCAACAATTCTGAAACAAACGGACTTTGAAACAGTTCTTGTTGGCATACGAAGTCATGCTGATGCATCTTCACCCGCAAATGATTGCGATAGCAACGTCGCTACTGGTACTTTCGGTAAGTGTTTTTCTTATCGCGCACACGAATATGATACTGTAAAAGAAGAGTACAAAACTGTGAATAAATGgtacaatttaaatttaaaaaaaaatgattatacATAAGAATCGTGAGGTTGCAACTGGTAAGAAAACGTGATACGACAATCAACCGTGACGACACGGAAGTGCTTATCGCAGCAGCGACCTCACAGCAATTTTAAGTTTGAGCGAAAATCAAGTGAATAGGGTAAAgtacccaatagtggacccccaaccaatagtggacacTCCaggcatttttgcattattacagcacaatgtgaacattttgctatgaaattccatcgggagaacctaccttacagtcctatgatttgattacatgcattggaaatgctatggaaagtaaaattaaatgattttttacaattctataaaaaataaacacgagagtgtccataataggaatattttggtaggtccataatagggaagaagaacgtcccgaaacggaacataaaaatcaaatgaagtgtcgactatagggaagcaaattcctattatggacctccagggggtctactataggacgAATTCAATCAGAcataaaaatgttaatttcaacgaataacgtcgtgtatttgagtgttttatgtacgtatcgtaaagaggagatgcagaacttggtattagatgtcaaccagaattaatatgttgtaAATGTGTACTCCTTATgacaaaaaaagtaaaatttcgctactagagggtccactattgggcattttaccctatatgcTAGTGGCCATGAACTATATGCAAGCGCGTGAAGATgattaaattttaaagaatattacggagaaaaagaaaaaatttggatggctccgcggaaataacgcgcaatGAGCAATCCCCGCAAGGAAGAAGTGCAACAAAGAATGCGTTGATTTCAAttcttgttttgaaaatccgtgtttGACAAGTTGATTGTTCTGCAGTTGAACATTGTTGAATTATTGTTCCTAGGAGGTTTGGCGTGAAGTTCGGAGAGCTTTGCGTTTGAAGCTTGTAATCCAGCATAAGGGTTACCGATGTACAGCAATTAGCAAATATCAAATTGATCAACCAATACGCTATCGGAGCTGGCTGCATTGAAATATGTCTAATCCGTATGCAAATTTTCCCGTTTTAGAGTAATTATTAACAAGATTAAACAAATTGGTTTAACCTGAGATATCATAACAGCATTATTCTTCCAAATAACCTCTTTTACCTCTCTACCTTTTCAAATCTAAAAAAGCCCCAAAAACACAGTGAAGAGGCAGTGTAGCCAGTTCATTAAATTTATTT
The nucleotide sequence above comes from Armigeres subalbatus isolate Guangzhou_Male chromosome 3, GZ_Asu_2, whole genome shotgun sequence. Encoded proteins:
- the LOC134224998 gene encoding uncharacterized protein LOC134224998, yielding MMKLLLITLVLLSNQLIAVTSLEESMSTKPLIKLLNVGLKIHEAIEDTHQSVQKALGYESDQEVLHAVKENTDELVQKLKSISSLVKEEATKYGEPALKEVADEIVDRAEMISRADPETAKKAQDYLASVQSSIHTLITQVAALDARIEREKQTATNELQDTIAQLYLAATDAARKTSEALEPKCDTDC